One uncultured Tolumonas sp. genomic window carries:
- the parE gene encoding DNA topoisomerase IV subunit B, with product MTQAYTAESIEVLNGLEPVRRRPGMYTDTSRPNHLGQEVIDNSVDEALAGHARRIDITLYDDQSLEVTDDGRGMPVDIHPEEGVPAVELIFCKLHAGGKFSSKNYQFSGGLHGVGISVVNALSRRVEVTVRRDGNVYEMAFEQGDKVSDLTITGTCGKRNTGTSVKFWPEEKYFDSPKFSASRLVHILKAKAVLCPGLTIHFDDRVNKQVYDWCYQDGLRDYLLDNLKETIRLPEQPFTGQFSADNSAVDWALCWLPEGGELISESYVNLIPTIQGGTHVNGLRQGLLDAMREFCEFRNLLPRGVKLTPDDIWDRCAYILSIKMQDPQFAGQTKERLSSRQCAAFVSGIVKDAFSLWLNSNIELAEQLAEHCINSAQRRLRAAKTVVRKKVTSGPALPGKLTDCNCSDPMQGELFLVEGDSAGGSAKQAREREFQAIMPLRGKILNTWEVDASEVLASQEVHHISVAIGMDPDSDDLSGLRYGKICILADADSDGLHIATLLCALFVKHFRPLVEKGHVYVAMPPLFRIDLGKEVYYALDEDEKQGVLERLKAEKKRGTPQVTRFKGLGEMNPKQLRETTMDPNTRRLVQLTLDGETEETMQLMDMLLAKKRSGDRREWLESKGNLADLAL from the coding sequence ATGACTCAAGCTTATACCGCTGAATCCATTGAAGTCCTCAATGGTCTGGAACCGGTGCGTCGTCGCCCCGGCATGTACACCGACACTTCCCGTCCGAATCATCTTGGGCAAGAAGTTATCGATAACAGTGTCGATGAGGCACTGGCGGGGCATGCCCGTCGTATCGACATCACCTTATATGACGATCAATCGTTGGAAGTTACTGACGATGGCCGTGGTATGCCGGTCGATATCCACCCGGAAGAGGGTGTTCCGGCGGTTGAGTTGATTTTCTGTAAACTGCACGCGGGCGGTAAGTTTTCCAGCAAAAACTACCAATTCTCCGGTGGTCTGCACGGTGTGGGGATCTCGGTCGTCAACGCCTTGTCGCGCCGGGTGGAAGTGACGGTACGGCGTGACGGCAATGTCTATGAAATGGCGTTTGAGCAGGGCGATAAAGTCTCTGATCTGACCATCACCGGCACTTGTGGCAAGCGCAATACCGGCACCAGCGTCAAATTCTGGCCGGAAGAAAAATATTTTGATTCGCCGAAATTTTCAGCCAGTCGTCTGGTACATATTCTCAAAGCTAAAGCGGTGTTATGCCCCGGCCTGACCATTCACTTTGATGATCGCGTCAATAAGCAGGTGTACGACTGGTGTTACCAAGACGGCCTGCGCGACTATCTGCTCGATAATCTGAAAGAGACCATCCGTCTGCCGGAACAGCCGTTTACCGGTCAGTTCAGTGCCGATAATTCGGCGGTGGATTGGGCATTGTGCTGGTTACCGGAAGGTGGCGAGCTGATCAGCGAATCTTACGTCAACCTTATCCCCACCATTCAGGGCGGTACCCACGTCAACGGCCTGCGTCAGGGCTTACTCGATGCGATGCGCGAATTCTGTGAATTCCGTAATCTGCTGCCGCGTGGTGTCAAACTAACTCCGGATGATATCTGGGATCGTTGTGCCTATATCCTGTCGATCAAAATGCAGGATCCGCAGTTTGCCGGTCAAACTAAAGAACGCCTGTCGTCACGCCAGTGTGCCGCGTTTGTCTCCGGCATTGTCAAAGACGCTTTCAGTTTATGGTTGAACTCAAATATTGAGTTGGCCGAACAGTTAGCTGAGCATTGCATTAACAGCGCCCAGCGTCGTCTGCGTGCCGCGAAAACTGTGGTGCGTAAGAAGGTCACTTCTGGCCCTGCGCTGCCGGGCAAACTGACCGACTGTAATTGCTCAGACCCGATGCAGGGTGAATTGTTTCTGGTGGAAGGGGACTCTGCGGGTGGCAGTGCGAAGCAAGCGCGGGAGCGTGAGTTTCAGGCCATTATGCCGCTGCGTGGTAAGATCCTGAATACGTGGGAAGTTGATGCCTCGGAGGTGCTGGCGTCGCAGGAAGTACATCACATCTCGGTAGCGATCGGCATGGACCCGGACTCTGATGATCTGAGTGGGCTGCGTTACGGCAAGATTTGCATTCTCGCCGATGCAGACTCGGATGGTTTGCATATCGCGACCTTGCTGTGTGCACTGTTTGTGAAACATTTCCGTCCACTGGTGGAAAAAGGGCATGTGTATGTTGCCATGCCACCACTGTTTCGCATCGATCTCGGCAAAGAAGTGTATTACGCGCTGGATGAAGATGAAAAACAGGGCGTGCTGGAGCGGCTGAAAGCCGAGAAAAAGCGTGGTACGCCGCAGGTCACCCGCTTTAAAGGGCTGGGTGAAATGAACCCGAAACAGCTGCGTGAAACCACGATGGATCCAAACACCCGGCGTTTAGTACAACTGACATTGGATGGTGAAACGGAAGAAACCATGCAGCTAATGGATATGCTGTTGGCGAAAAAACGCTCCGGTGATCGACGTGAATGGCTGGAGAGTAAAGGTAATTTGGCAGATCTTGCGCTGTAG
- a CDS encoding CopG family transcriptional regulator codes for MMEKKTARLTLLIDPVKKQAFEELCTAQDLTPSQVVRQMIRDYLDEHGVTYATKSKIGAKVKEESAP; via the coding sequence ATGATGGAAAAAAAGACCGCCCGGTTAACTTTGCTGATTGATCCGGTAAAGAAACAGGCTTTCGAAGAGCTCTGTACTGCGCAGGATCTGACACCGTCGCAGGTGGTTCGCCAGATGATCCGTGATTATCTGGATGAACATGGCGTGACCTATGCCACCAAAAGCAAGATTGGAGCAAAGGTCAAAGAAGAGTCCGCGCCTTAG